The window GCTTGGTGATCGACGCTGGATGCGCCGGTGTATCCATCTCCTGATCGAACAAGACCTGTCCATTTTCTGCGCAGTAGAGCACCGCCTGCCGGCTTTGCAGCACCGGCGGCTCGGCCGCTGCGGCGGCAAAAGATGTACACATGAGTAGGGCCATGGCCCATCCTAAAATCCGTTTCATCTGGGTTCCTTTCTTCCATTTATTGCTTTTATCTTCCCCCAAATTTCTCTTATCATACACGATGCGCCGGCCAATCGCAAGATGTTTGCCAAAAAGATACATTTTTCGTTCGGTTTCGAGCCGGAAAACCCAAAAAATTTTAAGATTTCTTGAAACCGTGAAATCCCTCTCCAAATTTTGCTCTTCCTGTGGTATAATAGCCGCAGAGCGGCTATTATACCATGCTGATTGCATGATGCTGCCAAGTCTGGCAGCATGGCCGCAGAGCGGCTATTATACCACACCTTTCGAAAAGCCGACCAGAGGAGGGATTTCTCTTGCCCTATGTACTTTTTTATCTGCTGCTGGTCAACCTGGCTGGCGCGGTACTGGTCGCGGTGGACAAATGGAAAGCCCGGCGGCATCGATGGCGGGTGCCCGAAAAAACACTGTTTTTGCTGTGTTTTCTGGGTGGCTGCCCGGGTGTTTACCTGACGATGCGCCTTTGCCGCCACAAAACCCTGCACAAACGGTTCATGTGGGGCATTCCCGCGATTTTTCTTTTACAGCTTGCCTTGTTGGCGGCTGTCTATTATTTCCGCGAAGGACTGTAAATCATGACACAATTTATTATCCGGCATTTTATCCCGGACGCTGACAACGTGCGGGATGCCCAGGTGCGCGAACGCTATGGCGTGGTATCCGGCATTGTGGGCATTTTCTGTAATGTGTTCCTGTTTGCAATCAAACTGGTCATTGGCCTGATTACCGGGTCGATCTCGATCGCTGCCGATGCTGTCAACAATTTATCGGACGGCCTGTCCTCTCTCATTTCGGTGGTCGGTTTCAAGCTGGCCGGCAAAGCCCCGGACAGCAAACATCCCTTCGGCTATGGCCGCACCGAATATCTGGCCGGTCTGGCAGTCGCCTTCCTGATTGGTATGGTCGGCGTGGAATTTGCCAAAACTTCGATCGACCACATTTTGCACCCTTCGGCGGTCCTGTTTTCGCCGGTACTCCTGGTGATTTTAGCGCTGTCCATGCTCGTGAAACTGTGGATGGGCGCTTTTAACCGCAATTTAGGCAACCGCATCGATTCGACCGTGCTGCGCGCAGCCATGCAGGACTCCATCAACGATGTCATCACCACGTCGGTGGTCATCATCGGCATGATCGCATCGCAATTTACGTCCATCCCGGCCGATGGCTATATCGGTTTAATCGTTGCCGTATTCATTCTTTGGTCGGGCATCGGCATTGCACGCGATACGCTCAGCCCGCTCATCGGCCAGGCGGCGGACCCGGACATCGTCCAGAGCATCGAAGATATTGTTCTGTCGTTTGACGGCATCATCGGCGTGCACGACCTGATCGTTCACAACTATGGCGCCGGCAAGTCGCTGGCTTCCATTCATGTCGAGGTGCCCGATTCGGCCAATTTTGTCGCCATCCATGAGGTGGTCGACGAAGCCGAAAAGGCGGTCTGGCAGCAGACCGGCGTGTTTCTGGTCATCCATATGGACCCGGTTTCGGTGGATGATGAACACATCCAGCAGCTGCGGGATATGACGCTTTCGGCCATTGTCAAGATCGACAACCGCCTGACCATGCACGATTTCCGCGTGGTCGATGGCGACCGTCAGATCAACCTGATTTTCGATATTGTTGCGCCCTTTGAATACCAGGGCGAAAAACAACAGCAGCTTTTAAAAGAGATTCGGCGGGCTTTGCGCGCACGTGACCGCCGGTTCCATGCCGTGATCACCGTCGATCACCAGATGTAAAATTCGTCCATCCAAAAGGAGGAACTTCATGCTACTCATTTATACCGCGCATATCATGGACCCTTACACCGGCCTGGATGGCCTGCGCGATATTCTGATCGATGACAACGGGGTCATCACCCAAGTGGAAAAACATATCGACTGGGCTTCGGCCGGACCGGACGTCACCCTGCTGGACGCCAAGAGCCGCACGGTCACGCCGGGATTTATCGATACCCATGTGCATTTCCGCGATCCAGGGCAGACCCATAAAGAAGATATTCACACCGGTATGCGGGCCGCCGCCGCGGGCGGCTATACGACTGTGGTGTGCATGGCCAACACCAAACCGGTCTGCGACAGCCTGGAAACGCTCGAATATGCCCAGCAGACAGCCGCACAGGACCCGCTCATCCATGTTTTGCAGGCCTGCGCGATCACCAAGGGCCTGAAAGGCCAGGAACTGACCGATTTTGCCGCCCTCAAGGCCGCCGGAGCCCCCGGTTTTACCGATGACGGCATCCCGCTGCGCGACGCTTCCCTGGTCATGCGGGCCATGGAGCAAGCCGTTAAAAACGATACCCTGCTTTCCTTCCATGAGGAAGCGCCCGAATTTGTCGATTCGCCGGGCGTGAACTTCGGTTCGGCGGCAGCTGCCAAGTTTGGTGTGCCCGGTGCGCGCCCCATTTCGGAAGAAGTCATGATCGCGCGCGACATCGCCCTGGCGCTGCGCTCGGGCGCGCGTGTGGTGTTCCAGCATGTATCCAGCGCCCTGTCGGTATCGCTCATCCGGGCGGGTAAGGAACTGGGCGCCAAGATTTATGCCGAGGTCACGCCCCATCATCTGGC of the Intestinibacillus sp. Marseille-P6563 genome contains:
- a CDS encoding cation diffusion facilitator family transporter, which produces MTQFIIRHFIPDADNVRDAQVRERYGVVSGIVGIFCNVFLFAIKLVIGLITGSISIAADAVNNLSDGLSSLISVVGFKLAGKAPDSKHPFGYGRTEYLAGLAVAFLIGMVGVEFAKTSIDHILHPSAVLFSPVLLVILALSMLVKLWMGAFNRNLGNRIDSTVLRAAMQDSINDVITTSVVIIGMIASQFTSIPADGYIGLIVAVFILWSGIGIARDTLSPLIGQAADPDIVQSIEDIVLSFDGIIGVHDLIVHNYGAGKSLASIHVEVPDSANFVAIHEVVDEAEKAVWQQTGVFLVIHMDPVSVDDEHIQQLRDMTLSAIVKIDNRLTMHDFRVVDGDRQINLIFDIVAPFEYQGEKQQQLLKEIRRALRARDRRFHAVITVDHQM
- a CDS encoding DUF1294 domain-containing protein, which produces MPYVLFYLLLVNLAGAVLVAVDKWKARRHRWRVPEKTLFLLCFLGGCPGVYLTMRLCRHKTLHKRFMWGIPAIFLLQLALLAAVYYFREGL
- a CDS encoding dihydroorotase codes for the protein MLLIYTAHIMDPYTGLDGLRDILIDDNGVITQVEKHIDWASAGPDVTLLDAKSRTVTPGFIDTHVHFRDPGQTHKEDIHTGMRAAAAGGYTTVVCMANTKPVCDSLETLEYAQQTAAQDPLIHVLQACAITKGLKGQELTDFAALKAAGAPGFTDDGIPLRDASLVMRAMEQAVKNDTLLSFHEEAPEFVDSPGVNFGSAAAAKFGVPGARPISEEVMIARDIALALRSGARVVFQHVSSALSVSLIRAGKELGAKIYAEVTPHHLALTEDAVLEHGTLARMNPPLRTEADRQALIAGLKDGTIDMIATDHAPHAAEEKAQDFASAPSGITGLETAFSVCNTALVKTGRMTRMQLLTCMSKNPAQIYGLTGKSIEPGNHAELAILDWDADKVYTKYQSKSSNTPFTGKPLRGAVHGIVMGQRAIHFG